From a single Candidatus Delongbacteria bacterium genomic region:
- a CDS encoding SPFH domain-containing protein produces the protein MVKDIEIKAPAGLTPALILCALLSADLVLLLWGAKSHLPPVIIGAILMILVLSTLLGGLFMVNPNESRVVQLFGRYMGTVNEPGLRWANPFYTKTSISRRVRNFETSRVKVNDLRGNPVDIACVVVWQVVDCAEATFEVNDYVDYVHVQSESAVRNLARAYPYDSYGDEGISLSGDTGEVSHRLQEEIQQRLEKAGVRVIEARLSHLAYAQEIAAAMLQRQQASAVVAARSQIVEGAVGMVDMALEMLSRKQIVTLDEERKAAMVSNLLVVLCSDRHTQPVVNTGTLYN, from the coding sequence ATGGTCAAGGATATCGAGATCAAGGCACCAGCGGGCCTGACGCCGGCGCTGATACTGTGCGCACTGCTTTCGGCCGATCTGGTCCTGCTGCTCTGGGGTGCCAAATCCCACCTTCCCCCCGTGATCATCGGGGCGATCCTGATGATTCTCGTGCTGAGTACTCTGCTGGGAGGCCTGTTCATGGTCAATCCCAACGAGTCCCGCGTGGTGCAGCTCTTCGGACGCTACATGGGCACGGTCAACGAACCGGGCCTGCGCTGGGCCAATCCTTTCTACACCAAGACCAGCATCTCGCGCCGAGTGCGAAACTTCGAGACCTCGCGGGTCAAGGTGAACGACCTGCGCGGCAACCCGGTGGACATCGCCTGCGTGGTCGTCTGGCAGGTGGTGGACTGTGCCGAAGCCACCTTCGAGGTCAATGATTACGTGGACTACGTTCACGTGCAGAGCGAATCGGCCGTGCGCAACCTGGCCCGCGCCTATCCCTACGACAGCTATGGCGACGAGGGCATCTCGCTTTCCGGTGACACGGGAGAAGTGTCACACCGCCTGCAGGAGGAAATCCAGCAGCGTCTCGAGAAGGCGGGTGTCCGTGTGATCGAAGCCCGCCTGAGTCACCTGGCCTACGCCCAGGAAATCGCCGCTGCCATGCTCCAGCGCCAGCAGGCCAGTGCCGTGGTGGCCGCCCGCTCCCAGATCGTGGAAGGTGCGGTGGGCATGGTGGACATGGCCCTGGAAATGCTTTCGCGCAAGCAGATCGTCACGCTGGATGAGGAGCGCAAGGCTGCCATGGTCAGCAACCTGCTGGTCGTGCTCTGCAGCGATCGTCACACCCAGCCCGTGGTGAACACCGGCACGCTGTACAACTAG
- a CDS encoding glycosyltransferase family 39 protein encodes MTHDRSISLRPLFLVLLLALGLRLAFFQGFAFSDDAHYAWLAAHPGAQFGVDYPGYPVMPLRVGHLFLLGLSQHWFGPGDWGLAFFPLMFSLAMIAIAWRLGCLLGGHGHVGNAAALLLALLPVDIALSTLAFADLSAAAMLGLGVWLLLEARHTARHWLRVPGALVLGLSLLWKETVLWLVPVILAIQFGIWLRDFRRGTPLRPDATLLAAGLGILLVLGLESLVYALLHGDPLWRFHQMELNTRLCPDDFFKLGSAKGYATPEERPAALARLLLWSKPKALFLRRNTLFILALALVQLLRRLRRHDPGPQGLWFGGLLLMFLFGSTSLQRYQPLPLDLPWYIYPLFLPAALLAGELLAELSWRRFRWLLAPLLALSLWMCLDFRNYFDHSGLQEVRAALSASPTTPVYGDPFSLLSLDHLDGQPSVSRGIPLGDSGPAGLDLPPPGALLLLNPGNLHELRAQGHDPVSVPAGSNPDWTLLSSGGGFLLFQRLH; translated from the coding sequence ATGACTCACGACCGCTCCATCAGCCTGCGACCGTTGTTTCTGGTACTTCTGCTGGCCCTGGGCCTGCGGTTGGCCTTCTTCCAGGGATTTGCCTTTTCCGACGATGCCCACTACGCCTGGTTGGCCGCCCATCCCGGTGCCCAGTTCGGGGTGGACTACCCGGGCTATCCGGTCATGCCCCTGCGCGTGGGTCACCTGTTCCTTCTGGGACTGAGCCAGCACTGGTTCGGTCCCGGTGACTGGGGTCTGGCCTTCTTCCCGCTGATGTTCTCGCTGGCCATGATCGCCATTGCCTGGCGCCTGGGATGCCTGCTCGGCGGACACGGACACGTGGGCAATGCAGCGGCCCTGCTGCTGGCCCTGCTGCCGGTGGACATCGCCCTGAGCACGCTGGCCTTCGCCGATCTTTCCGCAGCCGCCATGCTGGGCCTGGGAGTCTGGTTGCTGCTGGAGGCTCGTCACACGGCCCGGCACTGGCTGCGGGTACCGGGCGCACTGGTACTGGGACTCTCGCTGCTCTGGAAGGAAACCGTGCTCTGGCTGGTGCCGGTGATTCTGGCGATCCAGTTCGGCATCTGGTTGCGTGATTTCCGCCGCGGCACTCCCCTGCGACCGGATGCAACTCTGCTGGCCGCCGGACTGGGCATTCTGCTGGTGCTGGGCCTGGAGTCCCTGGTATACGCACTCCTTCACGGCGACCCGCTCTGGCGCTTTCACCAGATGGAACTGAACACGCGGCTCTGCCCCGACGACTTCTTCAAACTGGGCAGCGCCAAGGGGTACGCCACACCCGAGGAACGACCCGCCGCACTGGCACGCCTGCTGTTGTGGAGCAAGCCCAAGGCCCTGTTCCTGCGCCGCAATACGCTGTTCATTCTGGCTCTGGCTCTGGTGCAGCTACTGCGCAGACTTCGCCGACATGATCCGGGGCCGCAGGGACTGTGGTTCGGTGGATTGCTGCTGATGTTCCTCTTCGGCAGCACATCTCTGCAGCGCTACCAGCCACTGCCGCTGGACCTGCCATGGTACATCTACCCACTCTTCCTGCCGGCCGCCCTGCTGGCCGGTGAACTGCTGGCGGAACTGAGCTGGCGCCGGTTTCGCTGGCTGCTGGCACCCTTGCTGGCGCTCAGCCTCTGGATGTGTCTGGATTTCCGGAACTACTTCGACCACTCCGGATTGCAGGAAGTGCGCGCTGCGCTGTCGGCGTCGCCCACAACTCCCGTGTACGGAGATCCCTTCAGCCTGCTCTCGCTGGATCATCTGGATGGCCAGCCTTCCGTCAGCCGCGGCATTCCACTGGGCGACAGCGGTCCTGCCGGTCTGGATCTCCCCCCGCCAGGCGCTCTCCTCCTGCTGAACCCCGGCAATCTGCACGAGCTGCGTGCCCAGGGGCATGACCCGGTTTCAGTGCCTGCTGGGTCCAATCCGGATTGGACTTTGCTCAGCTCTGGCGGGGGCTTCCTGCTGTTCCAGCGACTGCACTGA
- a CDS encoding GNAT family N-acetyltransferase: MDVRIRNAVEDDVPELLAMIRELADYEKLLPEVVASEELLHHEIFVKHRAEALLALVDDEGGTRAVGFALFFHNFSTFLGRGGLYLEDLYVRPDWRGRGVGRALLRQLASTALSRECGRMEWAVLNWNTPAIAVYRKLGALPQDEWTVYRLDRKGIEQLAGA, translated from the coding sequence ATGGACGTACGCATCCGCAACGCAGTCGAAGACGACGTCCCCGAACTGCTGGCGATGATCCGTGAACTGGCGGACTACGAGAAACTGTTGCCCGAGGTGGTGGCCAGCGAAGAACTGCTGCACCATGAGATCTTCGTCAAGCACCGTGCCGAAGCCCTGCTGGCTCTGGTGGACGACGAGGGTGGCACACGGGCCGTCGGCTTCGCTCTGTTCTTTCACAACTTTTCCACGTTCCTTGGCCGAGGCGGACTGTATCTCGAAGACCTGTATGTCAGGCCCGACTGGCGCGGCCGTGGTGTGGGACGCGCACTGCTGCGCCAGCTGGCGAGCACGGCACTTTCCCGGGAGTGTGGGCGGATGGAATGGGCGGTACTCAACTGGAACACGCCGGCGATCGCGGTCTACCGGAAACTGGGTGCCCTTCCGCAGGACGAGTGGACGGTGTACCGGCTGGATCGGAAGGGTATCGAACAGCTGGCCGGGGCCTGA
- a CDS encoding carbohydrate-binding protein gives MIHSRRRLYLQCFEAGQPKLLDWAVATQPRMLWAYRNKNRRPVPSNDVRTINGTAQMNVNALKSVKQSIGSLFLICLYSASAAGQSVPVGLGSYSTSLPPGGVGPRNFNGADATPKVSAAFDQPVQTNDFWSSLIYPFFGSSYSNILYAHPLNFKAVSSGLEIGYTTDHLYAADDFLYPYAAQLTIGVAGLSAVQTLTHHYGDWTVTALWEDGPISMEATLGHGLPWAFFRITGGNAVVASAQTPVIWYNQNEVLGITISGKHYGVFAPTGSTWSGTSTFQSTLDGKDYLSVALLPDTSPATLELFRSHAYAFVTDSRIEWQYDESSSRLTNTYTYETVLRDSFATNVNQTLTALYRHQWLNTDSPLLNHTYHSPRGTMKLLEGNSFTTELQFSGILPALPDQGNYNRTVLLNHVQDVAGETLSIEPTYENGKAMARFAHLAQIADQLGATAERDHFLDEVKVRLEDLFTVGGSQEYSYDENWDVLTGYPSGFGADDQINDHHFHASYAIMSAATIAQFDSAWASPSQWGGMVNLLIKDCDNWDRSDTEFPFLRTFDAYAGHSWAAGHGDFAEGNNQESSSESMNFASAVVLWGEITNQPEIRDLGIFLHANEASAVDHYWFDVDNEVFPQDYPHTAIGMVWGGKGVHSTWFGAEPEFIHGINMLPVTSGSLYLGRNPAYVLDNYAEVVSERNGEPTVWQDILWEYLALSDPDLAVTLYHADIEYEPFDGESRAHTYHWLYNLKKMGQVETAIAADIPTYSVFRDPAGHLTYVAFNAGSQERMVTFSDGFSLLVGPHQTAAFSTSPVDPDSPVALLLPSRTSGKAPLSVLFTGSNSFDPNDSPLSHAWDFGDGDTSQAPDVEHVFTETGTYTVSLAVTNNLNISSSDSVSITVLENGTPYLGTPFQIPGLIQAEFYDEGGEGVAYHDVDAMNLGVPFRSTEGVDIEASNDQGGGYDIGWIEDGEWLEYTIEVAEAGMYALVPSVSSVPGGGSLHIEVNGVDLTGLVPVPVTGGWQFWQELQIPDVFLAAGEQIMHVGLHVGQFNLNWIDVRSSSTDVREESELPARFELGQNYPNPFNPRTRIDIQLPRSAAVSLKVYNLRGQEVASLADQVLSAGSHGFSWDAASAASGVYLYRMTVDQDLPGSNGFSQTAKMILLK, from the coding sequence GTGATCCACTCGCGTCGCCGCCTGTATCTTCAATGTTTCGAGGCAGGTCAACCGAAACTGCTAGACTGGGCGGTCGCGACTCAACCAAGGATGTTGTGGGCATATCGCAACAAGAATCGCAGACCCGTGCCCAGCAATGATGTCCGCACCATCAATGGAACTGCTCAGATGAATGTGAATGCGTTGAAATCAGTCAAACAGAGTATTGGATCCTTGTTCCTGATCTGCCTGTATTCTGCGAGCGCTGCCGGACAATCCGTTCCGGTTGGCCTTGGAAGTTACAGCACGTCCTTGCCACCCGGTGGAGTGGGGCCACGGAATTTCAATGGCGCGGATGCGACTCCGAAAGTATCCGCAGCATTTGACCAGCCTGTTCAAACCAACGATTTCTGGAGCAGCCTGATTTACCCCTTCTTCGGCTCTTCGTACTCCAACATTCTGTACGCACACCCCTTGAATTTCAAGGCCGTCTCAAGTGGTCTGGAAATCGGATACACAACCGATCATCTCTACGCAGCCGATGATTTTCTGTATCCATATGCTGCCCAGCTGACCATTGGCGTTGCCGGATTGTCAGCTGTCCAGACACTGACCCATCACTATGGGGATTGGACAGTCACGGCTCTGTGGGAAGATGGGCCGATATCCATGGAAGCCACTCTGGGACACGGACTTCCCTGGGCGTTCTTCAGAATCACCGGCGGCAATGCGGTTGTTGCAAGCGCACAGACTCCCGTGATCTGGTACAATCAGAATGAAGTACTGGGGATCACGATCAGCGGCAAGCACTACGGTGTTTTCGCGCCGACAGGCTCGACATGGTCCGGAACCAGCACCTTCCAGTCGACTCTGGACGGCAAGGATTATCTCTCCGTTGCGCTGCTTCCCGACACGAGTCCGGCGACGCTTGAGCTGTTTCGCAGCCACGCCTACGCTTTCGTGACGGACAGCCGCATCGAGTGGCAGTACGACGAGTCGTCCTCGCGGCTCACGAATACCTATACCTATGAGACCGTACTGAGAGACAGTTTCGCGACCAATGTGAATCAGACCTTGACCGCGCTGTATCGGCATCAATGGCTCAATACGGACAGCCCGCTGCTGAACCATACCTATCACTCTCCGCGTGGGACCATGAAATTGCTCGAGGGCAATTCCTTCACGACCGAACTGCAGTTTTCCGGAATACTGCCCGCCCTGCCCGATCAAGGAAACTACAACCGCACGGTGCTTCTGAACCATGTGCAGGACGTGGCGGGCGAAACTCTGTCCATCGAACCGACTTACGAAAACGGAAAGGCGATGGCGCGCTTCGCGCATCTGGCTCAGATCGCCGACCAGCTTGGTGCCACGGCTGAGCGTGACCACTTTCTGGATGAGGTCAAAGTCCGGTTGGAGGATTTGTTCACGGTGGGCGGCTCGCAGGAGTACTCCTATGACGAGAATTGGGATGTGCTCACAGGGTATCCCTCCGGATTCGGGGCGGACGACCAGATCAATGATCATCACTTTCATGCCAGTTACGCCATCATGAGCGCCGCGACCATTGCGCAGTTCGACAGTGCCTGGGCCTCCCCGAGTCAGTGGGGAGGAATGGTGAATCTGCTGATCAAGGATTGTGACAACTGGGATCGCAGTGATACAGAGTTCCCATTTCTGAGAACCTTTGATGCCTATGCCGGGCATTCCTGGGCGGCCGGCCATGGCGACTTTGCGGAGGGCAACAATCAGGAATCCAGTTCAGAATCGATGAACTTCGCTTCTGCGGTCGTCCTCTGGGGGGAGATCACCAATCAGCCGGAGATCCGTGACCTGGGCATCTTCCTGCATGCCAACGAGGCATCCGCCGTGGACCACTACTGGTTCGATGTGGACAACGAGGTGTTTCCCCAGGATTATCCGCACACGGCGATCGGCATGGTCTGGGGCGGAAAGGGCGTGCATTCCACCTGGTTCGGCGCTGAACCCGAGTTCATCCACGGAATCAACATGCTTCCTGTCACAAGCGGCTCCCTGTATCTGGGAAGGAATCCAGCCTATGTCTTGGACAACTACGCCGAAGTTGTTTCCGAACGGAACGGGGAACCGACTGTCTGGCAGGATATCCTCTGGGAGTACCTGGCACTGTCAGATCCGGATCTGGCAGTGACGCTGTATCACGCAGACATCGAGTATGAACCCTTCGATGGCGAGTCCCGTGCGCATACATACCACTGGTTGTACAATCTGAAAAAGATGGGGCAGGTGGAAACCGCCATTGCTGCAGATATTCCGACGTACTCCGTTTTCAGGGATCCCGCGGGCCATCTGACCTACGTCGCTTTCAATGCCGGATCCCAGGAGCGGATGGTGACGTTCTCGGACGGCTTCTCCCTGCTGGTGGGCCCACACCAGACGGCGGCTTTCAGCACCTCACCCGTGGATCCGGATTCCCCGGTGGCCTTGTTGTTGCCGAGCAGAACATCCGGGAAGGCTCCATTGAGTGTCTTGTTCACCGGAAGCAACAGTTTTGATCCCAATGATTCCCCGCTCAGCCATGCGTGGGATTTTGGGGACGGAGACACATCACAAGCGCCTGATGTCGAGCATGTCTTCACCGAAACAGGAACGTATACCGTTTCCCTTGCCGTTACCAACAATCTCAACATCTCGTCTTCAGACAGTGTCTCGATCACTGTGCTTGAGAATGGGACGCCCTACCTGGGAACTCCATTCCAGATTCCCGGACTGATCCAGGCAGAGTTCTACGATGAAGGCGGCGAGGGGGTGGCCTATCACGACGTGGATGCGATGAACCTCGGAGTGCCTTTCCGCAGCACCGAAGGTGTTGACATCGAGGCATCCAATGATCAAGGCGGGGGCTACGACATCGGCTGGATTGAGGATGGGGAGTGGCTGGAGTACACGATCGAGGTGGCGGAAGCGGGCATGTATGCCCTGGTGCCATCCGTTTCTTCCGTCCCTGGTGGAGGCAGTCTGCACATTGAGGTCAACGGTGTGGACCTGACGGGGCTGGTGCCCGTTCCGGTGACGGGTGGCTGGCAGTTCTGGCAGGAACTGCAGATCCCGGATGTCTTTCTGGCTGCCGGTGAGCAGATCATGCATGTGGGACTTCATGTCGGGCAGTTCAACCTGAACTGGATCGATGTCAGGTCTTCTTCCACGGATGTGCGGGAAGAATCCGAGTTGCCAGCCCGCTTCGAGTTGGGACAGAACTATCCCAATCCCTTCAATCCTCGGACCCGCATTGATATTCAGCTTCCCCGGTCCGCAGCGGTCTCCCTCAAAGTATACAATCTGCGTGGGCAGGAAGTGGCCAGCCTGGCAGACCAGGTGCTGAGCGCGGGCAGCCATGGCTTTTCCTGGGATGCTGCTTCGGCTGCAAGCGGTGTCTATCTGTATCGCATGACGGTTGACCAGGACCTTCCTGGGTCCAATGGCTTCAGTCAGACGGCCAAGATGATCCTGCTCAAGTAA
- a CDS encoding non-heme iron oxygenase ferredoxin subunit produces MRSADLLEGSPRAVQLLGVELLLVRLDGKAYALENNCTHDDFPLHEGGCENGELVCPLHGARFDIRTGQVLSPPAFDDLRSFPVRELDGQVQVEL; encoded by the coding sequence ATGCGCAGTGCCGACTTGCTGGAGGGCAGCCCCCGGGCAGTCCAGCTTCTGGGAGTGGAGCTGTTGCTGGTACGCCTCGACGGCAAGGCCTACGCCCTGGAGAACAACTGCACCCACGATGACTTTCCCCTGCATGAGGGCGGCTGCGAGAACGGGGAGCTGGTCTGCCCTCTCCACGGCGCTCGCTTCGACATCCGGACCGGACAGGTGCTGAGCCCGCCGGCCTTCGACGACCTGCGCAGTTTTCCCGTCCGCGAACTGGATGGACAGGTGCAGGTGGAGCTCTGA
- the rarD gene encoding EamA family transporter RarD codes for MPLYWRLLAEFPASYILCQRVIWAVVSLALLLILRSPQRLPVILAHLRHPDRGLLLQALAGLLIGTNWMVFIWAVTHEHVLQASLGYFVNPLVNVVLGRLVLGERLSRAQQVAVLLASLAVALMALRLEHLPWISLTLAGTFGSYSLLKKRTPFSSLEGLLVETSLLLPLALVGLLLLPAPSAGSPSPWMHALLLTTGLATVTPLLLFGAGVKHLKLGTVGLIQYLAPSGQFLLALWVFHEPLLKTQLIGFILIWTGLAITSVDSVRQMGRNRRSALATP; via the coding sequence ATGCCCCTCTACTGGCGCTTGCTGGCAGAGTTTCCGGCGAGCTACATTCTTTGCCAGCGTGTGATCTGGGCCGTGGTCAGCCTGGCTCTGCTGCTGATCCTGCGCTCCCCGCAGCGCCTGCCCGTGATTCTGGCGCACCTGCGCCATCCCGACCGGGGACTGCTGTTGCAGGCCCTGGCAGGCCTGTTGATCGGAACCAACTGGATGGTCTTCATCTGGGCCGTGACTCATGAACATGTGCTTCAGGCAAGCCTGGGCTATTTCGTGAATCCACTGGTCAATGTGGTGCTGGGCAGGCTGGTGCTGGGAGAACGTCTCAGCCGGGCCCAACAAGTGGCCGTGCTGCTCGCTTCGCTGGCCGTGGCCCTGATGGCCCTGCGGCTGGAACACCTGCCCTGGATCTCCCTGACCCTGGCGGGCACCTTCGGCAGTTACAGCCTGTTGAAGAAGCGCACACCCTTCTCCTCGCTCGAAGGACTGCTGGTGGAAACCAGTCTGCTGCTGCCTCTGGCACTGGTCGGACTGTTGTTGTTGCCCGCGCCTTCGGCGGGCAGCCCGAGCCCCTGGATGCATGCGCTGCTGCTGACCACGGGGCTGGCGACCGTGACACCCCTGCTGCTGTTCGGCGCAGGCGTGAAACACCTGAAGCTGGGCACGGTGGGGCTGATCCAGTATCTGGCACCCAGTGGGCAGTTCCTGCTGGCGCTCTGGGTGTTTCATGAGCCCTTGCTGAAAACCCAGCTGATCGGGTTCATTCTGATCTGGACCGGCCTGGCGATCACGAGCGTCGACAGCGTGCGACAGATGGGCCGGAACCGGCGTTCCGCACTGGCCACCCCCTGA